The segment TGGGAGCAGCCCCTGGGCCGCGTGGTGTTCGCGGGCGAACACACTGACGCGCTCTATCCGGGCACCCTGGAAGGTGCGCTGCGCAGCGGCCAGCGCGCCGCCGGCCAGGTCATTGACCTGAAGGCCGGCAAGACCGTCGGTCCGGTGGAAGCCGTGGCCGAAGCCAAGCCGGAGGCCGCGCCCAGGGCGTCCACCAAGGAAGAGAAGAAGGGCTTCTTCTCTCGCCTGTTCAACTGAGTCCAGTCCCAGGCGGCGAGTCGTCTCGCCGCCTGTCCCCCCTGACGCAACGCTCGGCCGCGTCCTACGAACTTTCAGGCATTCCCTTCGACAAAATCCTGCAAGGGTTCATTCGTCATAAAGATCGTATTGCTCGATATTTCAAAGCGAAATTTTCCGCTTTAATTCGATAGATTTGCCGCTAGGCTAAATCACTCGCGTTTACCCAGCCTGTGTTTCCAAGGATTCATTTCATGCAATGGCGTAACTCCCCGTCCCGCTTCGGTCTGGTCAGTATCGTTCTGCATTGGGGGGTGGCCATCGTCTTCGTCGGCCTGTTCGCCCTGGGCCTGTGGATGGTCGGTCTGAACTACTACAGCAGCTGGTACAAGACCGCTCCGGATATCCACAAGGGTGTCGGTATCCTGCTGTTCCTGGTGATGCTTGCGCGCCTGGCCTGGCGTTTCGTCAGTCCGCCGCCGCCCGCCCTGCCCAACCATGGTCCGATGACCCGTCTGGGTTCCAAGGTCGGCCATCTGGTGCTCTACCTCGGCCTGTTCGCCCTGATGATTTCCGGCTACCTGATTTCCACCGCCGAAGGACGCGGCATTGCCGTGTTCGGCTTGTTCGAGGTGCCCGCGACCCTGACCGCTATCCCGGACCAGGAAGATGTCGCCGGTGCCATTCACGAATACCTCGCCTGGGGCCTGCTGATCTTCGCCGGCATCCACGCCCTGGCCGCCCTCAAACACCACTTCATTGATCGTGACGCGACCCTGACCCGCATGCTCGGTCGCGCCGCCAAATAACGCTGCAACCTCTCAACAAGGAGATTCATCGATGCTGAAG is part of the Pseudomonas lalkuanensis genome and harbors:
- a CDS encoding cytochrome b, which produces MQWRNSPSRFGLVSIVLHWGVAIVFVGLFALGLWMVGLNYYSSWYKTAPDIHKGVGILLFLVMLARLAWRFVSPPPPALPNHGPMTRLGSKVGHLVLYLGLFALMISGYLISTAEGRGIAVFGLFEVPATLTAIPDQEDVAGAIHEYLAWGLLIFAGIHALAALKHHFIDRDATLTRMLGRAAK